The genomic stretch GGGCGACCTGGGCAACGATTTCTGCACTGCCGAGCTGGCGCAGCAAACCGTCCTTGCCCGTCATGCAGAACACACAGCCGACTGCACAGCCGAGCTGGCTGGAGACACACAGACCGTCACGCGGCAGCAGCACGCTCTCGACGGTCTGCCCGTCGGCCAGGTCTACGAGCAGCCGCGAGGAGCCGTCGTCGCCAGGGTGCGCTGCGTTCAGCCGTGCGAGGCCATCGAGCTCGGCCATGAGTTCGGGCAGGGCGTTGCGGATGGACTGCGGCAGGAAGTGCTCGGCGGGACGACGACCGGCGTCGAGCGGCCGGCGCTGAATCCAGCCTCGCAGCACCCTTTGCTCATGGCAGGTTTTGGCGCCGAGATCGTGCAGGCGGCGGGAGATCTGTTCGATACGCATGGGGTCCGAATCCTAGCACCCGCGTCGATGCTGCGGACAAGAAAAAGCCCCGATGGCAGGCCATCGGGGCTTTGGTCAAGCAGTGCCGCTGAAGCGGAACTTACTTGGCGATGTTCTGGAACTTGGCCATGGCAGCCTGACCAACTTCGGTGGCCAGTGCGGTGAAGGCTTCGCCCTGCGACTGCAGGAGCTTGAACAGTGCGGTGTTGGCATCGACGTTGAAGCGAACCAGCTCTTCCGGCGTCTTCAGCTTGGTAGCCTTCTGGGCTTCGGCCTGGAAGAAAGCCATCAGCTCTTCGCTGGCCTTCTTCTGCAGTTCGATGGACTTGCCAATGGTTTGAGCCTGAACGGCCATAAGGGCTTGAACAGCTTCAATCGGGTTCTGGAATTCGGGTTTCGTAGCCATGGTGTTTCTCCGGTGGTTATGTTGCAGTGCACAATATGTATGTAACTCTACCCCAATCGTTCGTGAAGTCAACGCTTTTTTACGAAGTTTGAATGGGCCGGGTTACAGTCGTGCTGCTTGCCATTCATATGACGCGGTCTTCACACGCTTCGTCTCCCGCGCCTGGGCGGCTTGACGGCTTCAGCCGGTCTTGCGCGGCACGGGCCTGAGGATGGTGCTGTGTTCTCCGCGCATGACCTTGAGGAGTTCGGTGCGTGCCGTGTGGTGATCAAGCCCGCGTTCCACCAGCGATTCGATCAACTGACCGAAGCGGTCGCGCTGCTTCAGTCCGGCCGCACTGCGGTCACGGCGATTGTTGAAGCAGTCCATCAGTGTTGATCCGCAAACGCAGTTGCGAAACAGTTCGACGATGACCGCGCCGTCGTCATCCAGGGTTTGCTTGAGTCCGCTGCGTCCGCTACCCACGCGCCCGGTCTGGCCGACGTAGTCGTCGACGTTGGCATAGGTCCGGCCGCACATTGCGCAGCGCTTTGGAAAGGCGTTCGCTGCCAGTTCCTGCAGACCGGCATACAGGCTGCCGTCGATGCCGATGTCGAGTGGTGGGTTCTGCTCGTCTGTCATTCGTGCTCTCCCGGGGCTGGCTTCCTGCACTGAGTGCGGGTTGTCGTTCGACCCTGTTCTTCAGGCACAAGCGTACCCGGAAAAAGCAAAACGGAATATTGCCGATGCGAAGCCCGATCATAAGGTGAAGGGCGCGAACGATCCGGACCGCAGGCCGACGCGGCCACCACCACCGACGGCAATGGGTTCGGGAGAGATGGAAAAAAATGCCCGCCATCGTGAGGATGGCGGGCACTCAAACCCGGGACGGGCAGGGAATCGGATGGAATGCGGGATGGCTCAGGCCGCGCGCTTGAGCGCGTAGCGCCGGGCAATCGCGTCCAGAGGCAGCGGTTTGATGCGGCTGCCGTGGCCGGCGCAGCCGAAGGCCTCGAAGCGCTCCTGGCAGATGCCTGCGGCGGCTTCTTTCGCGGCCTTGAAGAACTTGCGCGGATCGAATTCCTTGCGCTCCGTGTCGACAAGTCTGCGCATCGCACCGCTCATGGCCAGGCGCAGGTCGGTGTCGATGTTGATCTTGCGCACCCCGTGGCGGATGCCTTCGACGATGGCGTCCACCGGCACGCCCCAGGTTTCGCCGATGTCGCCACCATGTTCGCGGATGATGGCGAGCCATTCCTGGGGCACGCTGCTCGAACCGTGCATGACCAGGTGGGTGTCGGGAATGCTGCGGTGAATGGCAGCAATGCGATCGATGGCGAGGATGTCACCGGTGGGCGGTCGGGTGAATTTCCACGCGCCGTGGCTGGTGCCGATGGCCACGGCGAGTGCATCGACGCCGGTGGCGTCGACGAATGCGGCGGCTTCGGCCGGGTCGGTGAGCATCTGTTCGTGCGCCAGCGTGCCTTCCGCGCCGACGCCATCCTCTTCGCCGGCCTGGCCGGTTTCGAGCGATCCGAGGCAACCGAGCTCGCCCTCAACCGACACCCCGACGGCGTGTGCCATGTCCACCACGCGACGGGTGACCTCGACGTTGTAGTCGTAGCTTGCGGGTGTCTTCATGTCCTCGCGCAGCGAGCCGTCCATCATCACGCTGGTGAAGCCGGCGCGAATCGACTGTTGGCAGATGGCGGGGCTGGCGCCGTGGTCCTGGTGCAGGCAGATCGGGATTTCCGGCCATTGTTCGACGGCCGCCTCGACCATCTTCTTGATGAAGGCCTCTCCGGCGTAGCTGCGCGCACCGGCCGATGCCTGCAGGATGACCGGGCTGTCGGTCGCGGCGGCGGCCTGCATGATCGCCTGGATCTGTTCCATGTTGTTGATGTTGAAGGCGGGGATGCCGTATCCGTGATCGGCGGCGTGGTCGAGCAACTGACGCAGTGAAATCATGGCCATCGGGTGTCTCCTCGGTGGTGGCGAAAAGTGTTCAGTCGGCGCTCGTCATGGCGCAGGCGGTGTCGAGCATGCGGTTGGAGAAACCCCACTCGTTGTCGTACCAGGCGGTGACGGTGACGAGCTCGCCATCGACCTTGGTCAGGGTGGCGTCGAACAGGCTGGAGTGCGGGTTGTGGTTGAAGTCGCAGGACACCAGCGGCAGATCGTTGATACCGAGGATGCCGCGCAAGGCGCCGTGGGCCGCTTCGCGCACGAGGTCATTGACCTCGCCGGCACTGGTGGTGCGTGAAGCCATGAAGGTGAAGTGGGTGAAGGAGACGTTCGGGGTGGGGACGCGCATCGCGTAGCCGTCGAGCCGTCCTGCGAGCTCGGGCAGTACCAGGCCGACCGCAGCTGCGGCGCCTGTTCTGGTGGGTATCAGCGACTGCGTGGCCGAGCGCGCCCGGCGCAGGTCGGCGTGATGGACGTCGATCAGCACCTGGTCGTTGGTGTAGGAATGCACCGTGAGCATGTGGCCGCGCACGATGCCAAGCGGGCGGTGGAGGGCGAAGGCGAGCGGCGCGAGGCAGTTGGTGGTGCAGCTGGCGTTAGAGACCACGCGGTGATTGCGGCGCAGTGTCTGGTCGTTGACGCCATAGACGATGGTGGCGTCCACATCGTCGCCACCGGGTGCCGAGATCAGCACCTTGCCGGCACCGGCGTCGAGGTGTGCGCCGGCTCTTTCGCGCGAGGTGAAGAGTCCGGTGCATTCGAGTACGACGTCGATCCCCAGTTGCTGCCACGGCAGTCGCGCCGGGTCGCGTTCGGCCAAGACCTGGATGCGGTCGCCGGCAACTGTCATCGTGCCGTCGCCGACCTCGACCGGATGCGGAAACGGGCCGTGGATGCTGTCGTAGCGTGTGAGATGGGCGTTGGTTTCGGGGCTGCCGAGGTCGTTGATGGCGACGATCTCGATGTCGTGGCGTTTGCCGCTTTCGTAGTGCGCGCGCAGCACGTTGCGGCCGATGCGTCCGAAACCGTTGATGGCGACTCTGGTGGTCATGCTGTCTCCTCGAGTGGTGTGATCCTGTGTCAGCGCAGTCGGCGGGCTGTGTCCACGATGCGTTCGGGCGTCATGCCGAACAGAGTCGCCAGCTCGCCCGCCGGGGCCGATTCTCCAAAGCGGTCGATGCCGATGACAGCGGCGCGCGGTGCGCCGGCAAGGTATTTCCACCAGCCGTCGGGCTGTGCAGCCTCGATCGCCACGCGCGGAACGTCGGTTGGCAGCACGGCATCGCGCCATGCTTCGTGCTGGCGGTCGAAGGCTGCGGTGCACGGCATGGAGACGACGCGGGTGGCGATGCCTTCGGCTTGCAGCAGGGACCGCGCTTCCATGGCCAGCGAGATCTCTGAGCCGGTGGCAATCAGGACCATCGCAGGCTGGCCGCCGTCGGCTTCGGCCAGCACATAGCCGCCGCGTGCGATGTCACCGAGGCGTTCGGCGTCGCGCGCTTGATGCTGCAGGTTCTGGCGCGAGCAGGCGATTACGCTGGGGCCGTCCGCGCGCATCACGGCGGCGTTCCACGCGGCCTGCGTCTCGACTGCGTCGCAAGGGCGCCAGACGTCGAGATTGGGGATCTGCCGCAGGCTGGGCAGGTGCTCGACCGGTTGGTGCGTGGGGCCGTCTTCGCCGAGGCCGATGGAGTCGTGGGTCATCACGTAGACGACGCGCTGGCGCATCAGCGCGCTCATGCGCATGGCGTTGCGGGCGTAGTCGGAAAATACGAGGAAGGTGGCACCGAAGGGCAGATGGCCGCCGTGCAGTGCGATGCCATTGAGGGCGGCGGCCATGCCGAACTCGCGCACGCCCCAGTTGATGTGGCGCCCCGCCTGGTCGGCGCGCACTGCGCCGCAGCCGGGCCAGTCGGTGAGGTTGGAGTGGGTGAGGTCGGCAGACCCGCCGAGCAGTTCGGGCAGGGCGCGGGCGAGGCGGCCGATGGCGTGCTGGCTGGCCTTGCGGCTGGCAAGTGTGGCGGCTTCGTTATGCACGCCGCGCAGGATGGCATCGGCGAGGACGCGGAACCCGACGGGCAGGCGCTTGGTGATGCGGCGGGTGAATTCTGCGGCGAGTTCGGGCCATTCCTGAGCGTAGGCATCGAACTGTGCCTGCCACGCGCTCTGGCGGGCGGTGCCCGTTGTGCGGGCATCGAAACTGTTGCGGATTTCTTCGGGGATGTCGAACGGGGCATGATCCCAGCCGAGGGCGGCTCGGGTGGCGGCGATCTCGTCCTTGCCCAGCGGCGCGCCATGAACACTGGCGGTACCGGCGCGTGCCGGGCTGCCGCGACCGATGGTGGTGCGGCAGCAGATCAGGGTCGGGCCGGTGTCGGCTGCGGCGTTGGTGCGTGCGTTACGGATGGCATCATCGACCGCATCGACATCATGACCGTCGACGTTCTCGATGACGTTCCAGCCGCAGGCGCGAAAGCGTGCCGGGGTGTCGTCGGCGAACCAGCCTGCAACATCTCCGTCGATGGAGATGCGGTTGTCGTCCCAGAAGGCGATCAGTCTGGACAGGCGTTGCACGCCGGCAAAACTGGCGGCTTCGTGACTGATGCCTTCCATCAGGCAGCCGTCGCCGAGAAAGACCCACGTGTGGTGATCGACGATGGTGTGGTCGGGTCTGTTGAATTCGGCGGCGAGGAGTTTTTCGGCGAGCGCCATGCCGACGGCGTTGGCGAGGCCTTGGCCGAGGGGGCCGGTGGTGGTTTCGATGCCGGGGGTGAGTCCGTATTCGGGGTGGCCCGGGGTTTTGCTGTGCAGTTGGCGGAAGCGTTTGAGTTCGTCGAGCGGGAGGTCGTAGCCGCTGAGGTGGAGCAGGGCGTAGTGCAGCATGGAGCCGTGGCCGTTGCTGAGAATGAAGCGGTCGCGGTCGGGCCAGGTGGGGTCGGCGGGGTTGTGTTTGAGGTGGCGGGTCCACAGTGCGACGGCGATTTCCGGCATGCCCATGGGCATGCCGGGGTGGCCGGACTGGGCGGCCTCGACGGCGTCGATGGCGAGGAAACGCAGGGCGTTGGCGCACAGGGTGTCCTGCGCGGATTGTGACAGGCGCATGTTCATTGGAGTTGGCTCCGGGATGTTGAATTTGTTGGGCGCGTCGTGTGATGCGTGCGTGCCACGAAGCGCTGAGCGCACGGGGTGTTTGTTCTGCAGCCTGCGGAACTCGCCCTTCGGGCTCAGACAGTCCTCGGCAGCGCCACAAACACCCCGCACACTCAGCTTGGCGCGGGTGGCTTCATGCAGTCCGTCAGGCGTGGCAGCAACTCATTTTTTTCAGAACTGGCACGTGCTCCGTGGTGTGCGGGGCATTCACGGAGCGGCCGAGGACTGTCTGAGTGAGCGCAGCGAGCGAGTTCCGCAGGCTGACGGAGTGAATGCCCCGTGCGCCACGAAGCGCAGGCACGGTCGCTCGCAAACCATCGGACGCCTGATGTTTCCCTGGCTGACGCAACTGCCGGCTGCACGAGGTGTTTGTTCCGCGTTCTGCGGAATGGGCGCGTACAGTCCTCGATCGCTGCACAAACACCTCGTACAGCCCACGCGGCGCCTGTGCTGGTGTTGAGTTGGGTGGAGGTCGTCACAGCAGTTTCCTCCGCCGTTCCATCAGGCGCCAGATGAACGGGGTGAAGATCAGCTGCATCGCCAGTTCCATCTTGCCGCCGGGCACGACGATGGTGTTGGCCCGACTCATGAAGCTGCCGTCGATCATGTTCTGCAGGTAGGGAAAGTCGATGCCCTTGGGGTTGGCGAAGCGGATCACCACCATGGACTCGTCGGCGGTAGGAATGGTGCGGGCGATGAAGGGGTTGGAGGTGTCCACCATCGGTACGCGCTGGAAGTTCACATGGGTGCGGGAGAACTGCGGCACCACGTAGTGCACGTAGTCGTGCATGCGACGCAGGATGGTGTCGGTCACCGCCTCGGTCGAATAGCCGCGCATGTTCTTGTCGCGGTGCAGCTTCTGGATCCATTCCAGGTTGACCACCGGCACCACGCCGATCAGCAGGTCGGGGAAGCGGGCGATGTCGGCGCCTTCCATCTGCACCGCACCGTGCAGGCCCTCGTAGAACAGCAGGTCGGTGCCGGTCGGGATCTCTTCCCACTCGGTGAAGGTGCCGGGTTCCTGGTTGTAGGCGGCCGCCTCCTCAAGGTTGTGAAGGTACTTGCGGCGGCGGCCACTGCCCGATTCGGCATAGGTCCGGAACAGTTTCTCCAGTTCTGAAAAGAGGTTGGCCTCGGCGCCGAAGTGGCTGAAACGGGACAACTCGCCGCCAGCTTCGGCAGCGGCCAGTTTCTCGCGCATGGTCTTGCGGTCGAAGGCATGGAAGCTGTCGCCCTCGATCACTGCAGCAGTCACGCTCTCGCGCCGGAAGATTTCCTCGAAGGTGCGCTGGACCGTGCTGGTGCCGGCGCCGGACGAGCCGGTGATGGCAACGATGGGGTGGCGTTCGGACATGGTCGTCCTCCTTACTGTGAGAAGGCGTGGTTGTCGCTGAACAGCGAACGGGTGTTGAACAGCGGCAGCGGGCGTTCGAGGCCAGCGGTCGGGTCGGCGTGGTAGGTCTCGACGCGTTCGACCTCTTCGCGTGATCCGAACACGAAGCCGATGCGCTGATGCAGGGCCTCGGGTTTGACCTCGAGCACCGGACCGCTTGCTGTCGAGGCGCGTCCGCCTGCCTGTTCGACAATGAAACCGATCGGATTGCACTCGTAGAGCAGGCGCAGGCGGCCCGGGCGGCTGGGGGCCTTGTTGTCGCGCGGATAAAGGAACACGCCGCCACGCATCAGGATGCGGTGGGTTTCGGCCACCAGCGACGCGATCCAGCGCATGTTGAAGTCGGCGCCGCGCGGTCCGCTGTGACCCGCGAGACATTCGTCTACATAGCGTCGCACCGGCGGCTCCCAGAAGCGCGAGTTGGATGCGTTGATGGCGAACTCGCGGGTACTGTCCGGCACCCGGATGTCCGGATGGGTGAGGAAGAAGTCGCCGAGAATCGGGTTGAAGGTGAAGCCTGCCACGCCGGTTCCGACACTCAGCACCAGCATTGTGGAGGGGCCGTAGATCGCATAGCCGGCGGCAACCTGGCGTGTGCCGGGTTGCAGGAAGTCGTTGGCGACCGCGTCCTCGCCGGGCGTGGGGGCGCGCAGGATGGAGAAAATGCTGCCGACCGAGACATTGACGTCGATATTGCTCGAGCCGTCCAGGGGGTCGAACACCAGCAGGTATTTGCCGCGGGCGTGACCTGCGGGCAAGGGGATGGGGGCTTCGTTTTCCTCCGACACCATGCCGGCGAGACCGCCCCCCCAGTGGGTGGCGCGCAGGAAGATGCCGTCGGCCAGCACGTCGAGCTTTTTCTGCTGCTCGCCCTGCACATTGGCGCTGCCATGGTCGCCGAGCATGTCGGCGAGTGCGCCGTGGGCAACGGCGCGCGAGATGGCCTTGCAGGCCTGGGCGACCTGCAGGATCAGGGCGTTGAGTTCCCCTGTGGCTTCGGGGTGGTGACGGCGTTGGTCGATCAGGTACTCGGTCAGGGTGCTGCGCTCGATGTTGAACATGGGGCGGCCTCTGTGTGCGGGTTCAGTAGTCGCTGCGGTCGGTACCGCGCTCGGGGTCGAAGTCGAGTTCGGTATCGAACGTCGGTTCGGTGGTCGTTGCCGGCCTGGCAAACTGGCGACTGGCGCGTACGTCGGCCTCGCTCAGCGTGCACAGCGCGCTGGCATCAACCGTGGATCCAGTCTCGAACAGACGCAGGGCCTGGCGCAGGCGCATGCGGTCGAGTGCATTGCGGATGCTGCGCGCGTTGGCGAAGTGGGGGCGGGTGCGGCGCAGGGCGATGTACTCGTCGAAGGCGAGGCGCGCGGCGGGTTCGAAGCGATAGTTCCACTGCGCGAGCATGCGTTCGGCGATCTCGCCGAGTTCGCTGCTGGCGTAGTCCGGGAAGTCCACATGGTGGGCGATGCGTGACTTCATGCCCGGGTTCGACTCGAAGAAGCGCTCCATGCGGTCGGCGTAGCCGGCGAGGATCACCACCAGATCGTCGCGCTGGTTCTCCATCACCTGCAGCAGGATCTCGATGGCCTCCTGCCCGTAGTCCTTTTCGTTCTCTGGACGGTACAGGTAATAGGCTTCGTCGATGAACAGCACCCCGCCCATGGCGCGTTTGAGGACTTCCTTGGTTTTGGGGGCGGTGTGGCCGATGTACTGGCCGACGAGATCGTCGCGGGTGACGGCGACGACGTGGCCGCGCCGACAATAGCCGAGTCGCTGGAGGATCTCGGCCATGCGCATGGCGACCGTGGTCTTGCCGGTCCCCGGGTTGCCGGTAAAGCTCATGTGCAGCGAAGGCGCTGCGGTCGTGAGCCCGAGGCGCTGGCGCACCCGGTCGACCAGCAGCAGTGCGGCGATTTCGCGCACCCGGCGCTTGACCGGCGCGAGACCGACCAGATCGTGGTCCAGCCGTTCGAGGACGTCGCCAATGCCGGCGTCGGCGTATTCGGCGGCGAGGTCGATGCTTGCATCGGATGTGGGCGGTGTTTCGCCCGTCAGGCCTTGCAGGTCACTGGCGCTCATGTCGGTCTCCTCCATGCAGCATTCGGTGTGCGGGCGGAATGCGTTGTTCCGCCCTGCGTTCGGCCGGCTTCAGCCGGCGTATCGGGCGCCCTCTGTACCTGCGCCCACGGCGTAGCTTTCGAGCGTGTAGCGCAGGTTTCGTCCTCCGGTCTCCTGGCGTACCAGACGGAAGCCGGGTTCGCTCGGGGGGCGCTGGACGATGAAGGACATGCGCACTGTCTCCCAGCCCTTGGTCGAATCGAATGCGTTCACCCGGATGTAGTGTCCGGGATTGGCCTGCCTGCAGGCCTGCAACTCCTGCATGACGCCGGCCGGGTCGGCCAGGTCGAACATCGGCAGGCCCCACATCAACCAGTAGGTGTTGCGCGGATGCGGATCGTCCGTATATTCGAGTGCGACCGCCCAGCCCTGGTTCAGGCAATAGTGAATCTGGGCCCCGATCTGGCTGTCGCTCAGATCGGGCAGGAATGAAAAGCAGCCCTGAGTGATGCGCATGGTGGTGTCTCCTCGTTCTGTTCTGATGGTTTCGTGCTGCGCGATCAGGCCACGCTGGCGGTGGGCACGAAGTCCGATGTGTCGGTGCTGGTGTAATTGAAGGTGATATCGCCCCAAGTATCGAGGGCGGCGCGCAGGGGCTGACACCACTTGGCAGCGTCGGCGAGGATCTGCGGGCCTTCGTTCACGATGTCGCGTCCTTCGTTGCGCGCCAGCACCATGGTTTCCAGCGCTACGCGGTTGGCCTGGGCGCCGGCCTGGATGCCCATCGGATGGCCGATGGTGCCGCCGCCGAACTGCAGCACGACTTCGTCGCCGAACAGATCGAGCAGTTGATGCATTTGCCCGGCATGGATGCCACCCGAAGCCACCGGCATCACCTTCTTGATGCTGGCCCAGTCCTGATCGAAGAACAGGCCGCGCGGCAGGTCCTGTCTCGTCACGGTGTCGCGGCACACGTTGTAGAAGCCCTGAACCGTCATGGGGTCACCCTCGAGCTTGCCCACCGCAGTGCCCGCATGAAGGTGGTCGACGCCGGCCAGGCGCAGCCACTTGGCGATCACACGAAAGCTCACACCGTGATTCTTCTGACGCGTGTAGGTGCCGTGGCCTGCGCGGTGCATATGCAGGATCATGTCGTTGTCGCGGCACCAGTTGCTGATCGACTGGATGGCGGTCCATCCGATGATGAGGTCGACCATCACCACGCAGGAACCGAGGTCGCGGGCGAATTCCGCACGCTTGTACATCTCCTCCATGGTCCCGGCGGTGATGTTGAGGTAGTGACCCTTGATCTCGCCTGTCTGTGCCGCCGCCTGATTGACGCCTTCCATGCAGTACAGGAAGCGGTCGCGCCAGTGCATGAAGGGCTGCGAGTTGATGTTCTCGTCGTCCTTGGTGAAGTCCAGGCCGCCACGCAGCGCTTCGTACACGACGCGGCCATAGTTCTTGCCTGAGAGCCCGAGCTTGGGCTTCATCGTTGCGCCCAGCAGCGGCCGGCCGTACTTCTCCAGGCGCTCGCGCTCGACCACGATCCCGGTGGGCGGGCCACGGAAGGTCTTCACATAGGCAACCGGCAGGCGCATGTCTTCGAGGCGTGCAGCCTTGAGCGGCTTGAAGCTGAACACGTTGCCGATGATCGAGGCGGTGAGGTTGGCGATCGAGCCTTCCTCAAAGAGGTCGAGGTCGTAGGCCACCCAGCAGAAGTACTGGCCTTCCTGGCCCGGAACCGGGTCGATGCGATAGGCCTTGGCACGGTACTTGTCGCTTGCGGTGAGACGGTCGGTCCACACCACGGTCCAGGTTGCGGTCGAAGATTCGCCGGCGACGGCCGCTGCCGCTTCGACCGGATCCACGCCGTCTTGCGGCGTGATGCGGAAGACCGCAAGCACATCGGTGTCCCTGGGCTCGTAGTCCGGATCCCAGTAGCCCATCTGGGCGTACTTGAGCACGCCGGCCTGGTAGCGCTTCTTGGGGTCGAGAATCTGCTGCGGAGTATCGGGTGCGCCCATGTCTGTCTCCTCTGGTCTGGTGAGCAGACATTACGGTTTTGTTGAGATAAGCTCCAATGATGAATGTTAGGGTTTTGAGATAAGGTTTTCTGATGAGACTCGCGCATCGCCTGACCTTGAAGCAGCTCCGTGCAATCGTCGCCGTGGCCGATACCTCCAGCTTCACGCAGGCAGCCCGCCTGCTGCACCTCACGCAGCCTGCGGTGTCGATGCAGATCAAGGAGCTCGAGACGGTGGTCGGTCAGGTGCTGGTGGACGGTCGGCGGGAAATCCGCCTCACCCCCGCCGGGGAGGTGCTGGTGCGCAGGGCGCGTGAAGCGCTGCTTGCACTGGAGCTGGCCGAAGTGGAACTCAAGTCGATGCGAGGCGTGGCCTCGGGAACCCTGGAGGTCGTGGCCATCACCACCGCAGAGTATTTCGTGCCCCACCTGCTGGCGGAGTTCGGACGCCGCTACCCGGACATCAAGTTCCGCCTGACGGTGGAGAACCGCGACCGCGTGCATGCACTGCTTCAGGAGCAGCGTGCCGACCTCGCGATCATGGGTCAGCCGCCGGGGGGCATGGCCTTGCGCCGGATTCCGTTTTCGCCACATCGTCTGTCCTTCGTTGCCCGCCCGGACCACCCACTGGCGGCGCGGCGCAATATCCCGCCTGCCGCACTCGCCGGTGAGCGACTGTTGCTGCGCGAACGCGGGTCGGGCACGCGCAGCAACCTCGAGCGTTTTCTGCGCGCGCACGGCGTCAAGCCACTTGCCGCAGACGAACTCGGTAGCAACGAGACCCTGAAGCAGGCCGTGATGGCGGGCATGGGCATCGCCTTCCTGTCCCACCACACCTTTGCAATGGAGGTCGAGAGCGGTCGCCTGGTCCGGCTCGATGTGGTCGACACGCCGGTGATCCGCGAGTGGAACGTGCTGGTCCATGCCGAACGTCCGCTGACACCCGCGCTGGAGGCGCTGCTCGACTTCCTGCAGTCGGATGGGGCGTCGATGATGCGCGCGATCACCGGGTGACTCGCTGCTGGCCGGGTCTTCAGCCTGCCCGGATGAGAACCGGAGCGCGCGGGCAGGGCCGACATCGCGGGTTCAGGGGCAGGGCGTACGGCCGCAACCGGGTGGT from Parazoarcus communis encodes the following:
- a CDS encoding form I ribulose bisphosphate carboxylase large subunit; the encoded protein is MGAPDTPQQILDPKKRYQAGVLKYAQMGYWDPDYEPRDTDVLAVFRITPQDGVDPVEAAAAVAGESSTATWTVVWTDRLTASDKYRAKAYRIDPVPGQEGQYFCWVAYDLDLFEEGSIANLTASIIGNVFSFKPLKAARLEDMRLPVAYVKTFRGPPTGIVVERERLEKYGRPLLGATMKPKLGLSGKNYGRVVYEALRGGLDFTKDDENINSQPFMHWRDRFLYCMEGVNQAAAQTGEIKGHYLNITAGTMEEMYKRAEFARDLGSCVVMVDLIIGWTAIQSISNWCRDNDMILHMHRAGHGTYTRQKNHGVSFRVIAKWLRLAGVDHLHAGTAVGKLEGDPMTVQGFYNVCRDTVTRQDLPRGLFFDQDWASIKKVMPVASGGIHAGQMHQLLDLFGDEVVLQFGGGTIGHPMGIQAGAQANRVALETMVLARNEGRDIVNEGPQILADAAKWCQPLRAALDTWGDITFNYTSTDTSDFVPTASVA
- a CDS encoding LysR family transcriptional regulator; amino-acid sequence: MRLAHRLTLKQLRAIVAVADTSSFTQAARLLHLTQPAVSMQIKELETVVGQVLVDGRREIRLTPAGEVLVRRAREALLALELAEVELKSMRGVASGTLEVVAITTAEYFVPHLLAEFGRRYPDIKFRLTVENRDRVHALLQEQRADLAIMGQPPGGMALRRIPFSPHRLSFVARPDHPLAARRNIPPAALAGERLLLRERGSGTRSNLERFLRAHGVKPLAADELGSNETLKQAVMAGMGIAFLSHHTFAMEVESGRLVRLDVVDTPVIREWNVLVHAERPLTPALEALLDFLQSDGASMMRAITG